One Natrinema marinum genomic window carries:
- a CDS encoding DoxX family protein has protein sequence MATEKMTVGSNVFESTLGGLTVRGRAHSLSAWFVLALRLMMGYAFAYSGLTKIMEGGFSAGGYLTHSAATNGNPFADVFAWMGATPWFVDIVNVAVPWGELLIGIGLLVGALVRLAAFFGAFMMLLFYFGNWEITHGLINGDFAYMLVFLAVAAFGAGRILGLDRRIEAYEIDGVPLLEKYPKLDYVLG, from the coding sequence ATGGCTACAGAGAAGATGACTGTCGGTTCGAACGTGTTCGAGAGTACCCTCGGCGGCCTGACCGTTCGCGGACGGGCCCACAGCCTGAGCGCGTGGTTCGTGCTCGCGCTACGGCTCATGATGGGGTATGCGTTCGCGTACTCCGGACTCACGAAGATCATGGAAGGCGGGTTCAGCGCCGGCGGATACCTGACCCACAGCGCGGCCACGAACGGCAACCCCTTCGCGGACGTGTTCGCCTGGATGGGAGCCACGCCGTGGTTCGTCGACATCGTCAACGTCGCCGTCCCGTGGGGTGAACTCCTCATCGGCATCGGGCTGTTAGTCGGCGCGCTCGTTCGCCTCGCGGCGTTCTTCGGCGCGTTCATGATGCTCCTGTTCTACTTCGGGAACTGGGAGATCACCCACGGCCTGATCAACGGGGACTTCGCGTACATGCTCGTGTTCCTCGCCGTCGCCGCCTTCGGTGCCGGTCGGATCCTCGGACTCGACCGACGCATCGAAGCATACGAGATCGACGGCGTCCCGCTGCTCGAGAAGTACCCGAAACTCGACTACGTCCTCGGATGA
- a CDS encoding phosphotransferase family protein: MSENYYERLVDEDALVAYLEDHLGEVDDYDIARHQEGHSNETLFVTWGGRELVIRRPPPGETADTAHDVLREYRVTNAVADTDVPVPTPVLACDDHDVIGSDFYVMEQLEGDVLREDEPERFATPEHRQRIGEELVDNLAKIHDLDYEAIGLGEFGRPAGYTQRQVDRWGKQLSWAFEVTEDEREVPDLHEVGDWLRDNVPEEHPHTLVHGDYKLDNVMFGPETPPELVGVFDWEMATLGDPRADLGWMLSYWRDTKDPEPEIPELVTRFMEREGYPTREELVARWEELTGYEFEHERFYRALAVYKLAGLGEMFFRRYLEGNSDDPMYPKMRDRVPALAARAKRIIEGEEPL; this comes from the coding sequence ATGAGCGAGAACTACTACGAGCGCCTCGTCGACGAGGACGCGCTGGTCGCGTATCTCGAGGACCACCTCGGGGAAGTCGACGATTACGACATCGCCCGCCATCAGGAGGGCCACTCGAACGAGACCCTATTCGTCACGTGGGGCGGTCGGGAACTCGTCATCCGACGACCGCCGCCGGGCGAGACGGCCGACACGGCCCACGACGTCCTCCGCGAGTATCGCGTGACGAACGCAGTGGCCGACACCGACGTCCCCGTGCCGACACCGGTGCTCGCCTGCGACGACCACGACGTCATCGGGAGCGACTTCTACGTGATGGAGCAACTCGAGGGCGACGTGCTTCGTGAGGACGAACCGGAGCGGTTCGCGACGCCGGAGCATCGCCAGCGGATCGGCGAGGAACTGGTCGATAATCTGGCGAAAATCCACGACCTCGACTACGAGGCGATCGGACTCGGCGAGTTCGGCCGCCCGGCAGGGTACACCCAGCGGCAGGTCGACCGTTGGGGGAAACAGCTCTCGTGGGCGTTCGAAGTGACCGAAGACGAGCGGGAAGTGCCCGACCTCCACGAAGTCGGCGATTGGCTCCGGGACAACGTCCCCGAGGAGCACCCCCACACGCTCGTCCACGGCGACTACAAGCTCGACAACGTCATGTTCGGGCCGGAGACACCGCCGGAGCTCGTCGGTGTCTTCGACTGGGAGATGGCAACGCTCGGCGACCCGCGCGCCGATTTGGGCTGGATGCTGTCGTACTGGCGCGACACGAAAGACCCCGAGCCGGAGATTCCGGAGTTGGTCACGCGGTTCATGGAGCGCGAGGGGTATCCGACCCGCGAGGAACTGGTCGCCCGCTGGGAGGAACTGACCGGCTACGAGTTCGAACACGAGCGGTTCTACCGCGCGCTCGCCGTCTACAAACTCGCCGGCCTCGGCGAGATGTTCTTCCGGCGCTACCTCGAGGGCAACAGCGACGATCCGATGTACCCGAAGATGCGCGATCGGGTGCCGGCGCTGGCCGCGCGCGCGAAGCGAATTATCGAGGGCGAGGAGCCGCTGTAG